GAATGAACTGCGTTTTTCGTGAAATCCGACCAGCACTCCACCTTTTTTTTCTACAAACTTTACCGACATCCGCGCACGATGCCGGTAACCCCAAGGCGTACCATAAGTTGGCCTGAAAATAATCTCGGGTGACACTTTTCCGATATGCTTTAAATTGTCCTCCAGAATCCGCTGTTTGGCCGCAACCTGCGCGGATGGCTCCAGATGTTGCATACTGCAGCCACCACATATACCAAAATAGCTACACTTTGGCACTGCACGCATGGCACTGGGCCGGTGGATTTCCTTTACCGTAGCCTGATCGTAATTCGGCTTCTTTTTAAATACGGAATAGGTGACATGCTCACCTGGCAGCGCACCTTCAATGAATACCGCTTTGCCTTCAACATGGGCGACTCCGCGACCTTCTTGATCTAAAGATTCTACAATTACTGTCATAAATCACTACAAAATAAATTAACGTACTATCACTCGTTCAAATTGGCACAGGGTGTGCTTTAATACCGTTTTTCCAACCCCCCAACCAATCAAAACACCTATTGTATTTGCCAGCATGTCCGCATACTCAAACACACGAAAACCTTCCATACCTTGCACTATTTCCATAGATACCCCAAGCGCTGCGAGGGCAATAGCTACTTTCAACTGCCGGGAGAATTCCCAGAATATCTGGCAAAACCAGAACATCAATAATGCATAAGCTGCAAAGTGCTCAATTTTGTCTGCCATATGCACATCTAAAATCTGCGGTGGATTATGCATAAGGGAAAGATAAATATCCAACGCAATCCACACAAAGCCCATGAACAACCAAAAATTGCGGTATTTGAGATCTGGCATCAAAATGGAAGCAGGCATTCTATCTAGCTCCAGCGGCTAAGAAATTCACGCCAATGTGGTTCATCTGATTTTTGCAGGGTGCTGCGCACAAGTTCACACTCCTGCTCATATTGTTCGTGATTAAATATCCCGCGCATCAGTTGAAAACGCAAATACACCAGATAAGTATTTGCCACATCCGTCTCACAATAGTTGCGAATCGATACTATTTCTCCATTTTGGAATGCCCCCCATACCTGAGAACCATCCATCCCCATTTTTCCGGGGAAACCAATCAGCTTGGCCATATCATCCAATCCCACATTGGCACGGGGTTGATACATTGCTAGCAAGTCCATCAAATCCAGATGTCGTGCATGATAACGACTAATGTAATTATTCCATTTAAACTCACGGTCATCTTCGCCCATATCCCAATACCGTGGCGCCTGAATCCCGTGAATCATGCCCCTATAGTGCAATACGGGAAGATCAAAACCACCGCCATTCCATGAGACTATTTGAGGCGAAAATTTTTCAATTCCGTCAAAAAAACGTCTGATCAAATCTTGTTCGGGATCTTCCGGGCTGCCTAGCGTCCATACTTTGAACGAATCGCGGTCCCGCATGGCACAGGAAATGGCAACCACACGCTGCAAATGCAATTGCAGAAAGTCGTTCCCGGTTGCCTGTCGACGATGCTGAAAAGCCATTTCTGCCAACTCGTTGGCAGTGACATCCGGGCCGGTGTCATAAAGCTTACGTATCCCTTCTGTATCAGGTACCGTCTCGATATCAAAGACTATGACCGGTATCACTTCTTGACCCAGCTGCCGCTGCCATTTTGGTACCACCAGCCAGATGCGGCCTTGCTTACCCATCGATCGGCAAATGTAGAACGCACTTCGCTTTCCCATTCCGGGTGGCCATTTGCGCGTGCGATTTCACGATACAACGCACTACGATCACGGTTTTCATCTGCTACCAGTGAGTTAACCTGCTGGCGTTTGGATAACGGCACCAGACCTGCATCATGCACAGCTATCTGTCCATCACGGGTTAAACCCACTGCGCCACTGGTATAGAACTCCGCCAACTGGCCATGCCTGTCCTGCATGCTTTGTTTGATACTGGAAATAGCAGGAGTATTCACTTCCAGATCGGCAGCGGCAGAAACAGAACCGCTAATCATCAAGGCTAGCAATCCAAAAAACAATGTCCAACGTGTCATCCATGTATTCATCACCGACTCCTTAAGGTT
This region of Sulfurirhabdus autotrophica genomic DNA includes:
- a CDS encoding 3'-5' exonuclease, producing the protein MIPVIVFDIETVPDTEGIRKLYDTGPDVTANELAEMAFQHRRQATGNDFLQLHLQRVVAISCAMRDRDSFKVWTLGSPEDPEQDLIRRFFDGIEKFSPQIVSWNGGGFDLPVLHYRGMIHGIQAPRYWDMGEDDREFKWNNYISRYHARHLDLMDLLAMYQPRANVGLDDMAKLIGFPGKMGMDGSQVWGAFQNGEIVSIRNYCETDVANTYLVYLRFQLMRGIFNHEQYEQECELVRSTLQKSDEPHWREFLSRWS
- a CDS encoding VanZ family protein, giving the protein MPASILMPDLKYRNFWLFMGFVWIALDIYLSLMHNPPQILDVHMADKIEHFAAYALLMFWFCQIFWEFSRQLKVAIALAALGVSMEIVQGMEGFRVFEYADMLANTIGVLIGWGVGKTVLKHTLCQFERVIVR
- a CDS encoding YdbL family protein; translation: MTRWTLFFGLLALMISGSVSAAADLEVNTPAISSIKQSMQDRHGQLAEFYTSGAVGLTRDGQIAVHDAGLVPLSKRQQVNSLVADENRDRSALYREIARANGHPEWESEVRSTFADRWVSKAASGWWYQNGSGSWVKK